The following proteins come from a genomic window of Mycolicibacterium rufum:
- a CDS encoding glycoside hydrolase family 15 protein yields the protein MPDGPSIAQHGLIGDLRTCALVGTDGTIDWFCAPRFDSPSVFGAILDPDRGGAWQLTPVCDSAGTHQFYFPESATLITRFLTEHGVVEVHDFMPVVRPADGEHRQHLVRRIVAVRGTTTIRMTLDARPDYGRTRFAVESRGGAVDFRSETLAMTLTSSAELTVDDGVVRAEVTLSTGESEQFVLEVLDGPEQIGTTDDVHDVGGLFEATAAFWRTWLSQSRYRGRWREMVERSAITLKLLTHEPTGAIIAAPTTSLPETLGGERNWDYRYVWMRDAGFSLYALLRLGFNEEANAFIAWLSERLGRGNREPDGLGPLRVLYDIDGNAPEEIELDHLRGHLDSTPVRIGNAAAEQLQLDIYGDLIDSVYLFNKYGAGISHDAWSDVVYVIGWLIDNWQRDDAGMWEVRDGERPNTTSRLMCWVALERAIRIARQRGLPADLVTWSRVRDEIYDRIMTACWNADLETFTRFEDDDTLDAGVLLMPMVKFISPVDPRFLSTLAAIERHLVTDSLVFRYDPQSDGLDGDEGTFSLCTFWYVEALTRAGRLGDAQLALEKMFTYANHVGLYAEQVSATGDQVGNFPQAFTHLSLISAAINLDRALG from the coding sequence ATGCCTGACGGCCCGTCGATCGCACAGCACGGCCTGATCGGCGATCTGCGGACCTGTGCACTGGTCGGCACGGACGGCACCATCGACTGGTTCTGCGCCCCGAGGTTCGACTCCCCCAGCGTGTTCGGCGCGATCCTGGATCCCGACCGCGGCGGAGCGTGGCAACTGACGCCGGTGTGCGACAGCGCAGGCACCCATCAGTTCTACTTCCCCGAATCGGCCACCCTGATCACCCGCTTCCTCACCGAACACGGCGTGGTCGAGGTGCACGACTTCATGCCGGTGGTGCGCCCCGCAGACGGCGAGCATCGGCAGCACCTGGTCCGCAGGATCGTCGCGGTCCGGGGCACGACCACGATCCGCATGACGCTCGACGCCCGACCCGATTACGGCAGAACGCGTTTCGCCGTGGAATCGCGCGGCGGCGCGGTCGACTTCAGGTCCGAGACGCTGGCGATGACGCTGACGTCGAGCGCCGAGCTCACCGTCGACGACGGTGTGGTCCGCGCCGAGGTCACCTTGAGCACGGGGGAAAGCGAGCAGTTCGTGCTGGAGGTCCTCGACGGGCCCGAGCAGATCGGCACCACCGACGACGTCCACGACGTCGGCGGACTGTTCGAGGCGACGGCCGCCTTCTGGCGAACCTGGCTGTCGCAGTCGCGTTACCGCGGACGCTGGCGCGAGATGGTGGAGCGCTCGGCGATCACCCTCAAGCTGCTCACCCACGAGCCGACCGGCGCGATCATCGCCGCGCCCACCACCAGCCTTCCGGAAACCCTTGGCGGCGAGCGGAACTGGGACTATCGCTACGTGTGGATGCGGGACGCCGGCTTCAGCCTGTACGCCCTGCTGCGCCTCGGCTTCAACGAGGAGGCCAACGCCTTCATCGCCTGGCTGTCCGAGCGGCTCGGTCGCGGTAACCGGGAGCCCGACGGCCTGGGCCCGCTGCGGGTGCTCTACGACATCGACGGCAACGCCCCGGAGGAGATCGAACTCGACCATCTGCGTGGGCATCTCGACTCCACCCCGGTGCGGATCGGCAACGCCGCCGCCGAGCAGTTGCAGCTCGACATCTACGGCGACCTGATCGACTCGGTGTACCTTTTCAACAAGTACGGCGCCGGCATCAGCCATGACGCGTGGTCGGACGTCGTCTACGTCATCGGCTGGCTGATCGACAACTGGCAGCGCGACGATGCCGGCATGTGGGAGGTCCGCGACGGCGAGAGGCCGAACACCACCTCGCGGCTGATGTGCTGGGTGGCCCTGGAACGGGCCATCCGCATCGCCCGGCAGCGCGGGCTGCCCGCCGATCTGGTGACGTGGTCGCGGGTGCGCGACGAGATCTACGACCGCATCATGACCGCCTGCTGGAATGCCGACCTGGAGACGTTCACCCGGTTCGAAGACGACGACACCCTCGACGCCGGCGTGCTGCTGATGCCGATGGTGAAGTTCATCTCGCCCGTCGATCCCCGGTTCCTGTCCACCCTGGCCGCCATCGAGCGCCACCTCGTCACCGACAGCCTGGTGTTCCGATACGACCCCCAGTCCGACGGTCTCGACGGGGACGAGGGCACGTTCTCGCTGTGCACGTTCTGGTACGTCGAGGCGCTCACCCGGGCCGGCAGGCTGGGGGACGCCCAGCTGGCGCTGGAGAAGATGTTCACCTACGCCAACCACGTCGGTCTCTACGCTGAGCAGGTGAGCGCCACCGGCGATCAGGTCGGCAACTTCCCGCAGGCGTTCACACACCTGTCGTTGATCAGCGCGGCGATCAACCTCGATCGCGCGCTCGGCTGA
- a CDS encoding TIGR03085 family metal-binding protein, whose protein sequence is MTVAQRERAALVATFRDTAPDERTLCEGWDARDLAAHLVVRERRLDAAPGILIPVFADYTERVQKQVSASTDWDALVDQIAEGPPLYSPFKLLDPIANVAEMFIHNEDVRRARPGWEPRPLDAQTTGALRQPVGMMARLTLRRAPAKVVLRTPQGETVATAGRGPQLTVTGEPGELLLFAAGRDEAHVAFDGPADLVERVKASRGGL, encoded by the coding sequence ATGACCGTTGCCCAACGCGAACGTGCCGCCCTGGTGGCGACGTTCCGCGACACCGCCCCCGACGAACGCACGCTCTGCGAGGGCTGGGACGCCCGCGATCTGGCCGCGCACCTGGTGGTGCGGGAACGTCGGCTCGACGCCGCACCCGGCATCCTGATCCCCGTCTTCGCCGACTACACCGAACGGGTGCAGAAGCAGGTGTCGGCCTCGACGGACTGGGATGCGCTGGTGGATCAGATCGCCGAGGGGCCGCCGCTGTACTCGCCGTTCAAGCTGCTCGATCCGATCGCCAACGTGGCGGAGATGTTCATCCACAACGAGGACGTGCGGCGGGCCCGACCCGGGTGGGAGCCCCGGCCGCTGGACGCGCAGACCACGGGCGCGCTGCGCCAGCCGGTGGGGATGATGGCGCGGCTGACGCTGCGCCGCGCCCCCGCGAAGGTGGTGCTGCGCACCCCGCAGGGCGAGACGGTGGCCACCGCCGGGCGCGGACCCCAGCTCACCGTCACCGGCGAACCCGGGGAGCTGCTGCTCTTCGCGGCCGGACGCGATGAGGCGCACGTCGCGTTCGACGGCCCCGCCGACCTGGTCGAGCGGGTGAAGGCGTCCCGCGGCGGGCTGTGA
- a CDS encoding LLM class F420-dependent oxidoreductase gives MDFRIFVEPQQGARYADQLAVAQTAESAGYSAFFRSDHYVAMSGDGLPGPTDSWVTLAGLARETSTIRLGTMVTSATFRHPGPLAISVAQVDEMSGGRVEFGIGAGWFEAEHKAYAIPFPPLGERFDRLTEQLEIITGLWTTDAGQTFDYSGAHYSVADSPALPKPVQSPHPPIIIGGGGAKRTPALAARFAAEFNIPFVPLDTLTTQYARVAAAVEAAGRERDSLVYSAAFVVCAGRDDAEIARRADAIGREVDELRSNSPAVGTPDEIVDKLGPFVEAGVERVYLQLLDMSDLDQVQFFAESVVPQFG, from the coding sequence GTGGACTTCCGCATCTTCGTCGAACCCCAGCAGGGCGCCCGCTACGCCGATCAGCTCGCGGTCGCGCAGACCGCCGAGAGCGCCGGCTATTCCGCGTTCTTCCGGTCGGATCACTACGTCGCGATGAGCGGGGACGGGCTCCCCGGCCCCACCGACTCCTGGGTGACGCTGGCGGGCCTGGCGCGCGAGACGTCGACGATCCGGCTCGGCACGATGGTCACCTCAGCGACCTTCCGCCATCCGGGGCCGCTGGCGATCTCGGTCGCCCAGGTCGACGAGATGAGCGGTGGCAGAGTCGAATTCGGCATCGGCGCCGGCTGGTTCGAAGCCGAGCACAAGGCGTACGCCATCCCGTTCCCGCCGCTGGGCGAGCGGTTCGACCGGTTGACCGAGCAGCTCGAGATCATCACCGGCCTGTGGACCACCGATGCGGGGCAGACGTTCGACTACAGCGGTGCGCACTACAGCGTGGCCGACTCCCCGGCGCTGCCCAAACCGGTCCAGTCCCCGCATCCGCCGATCATCATCGGCGGTGGCGGCGCCAAACGGACCCCGGCACTGGCGGCGCGATTCGCCGCGGAATTCAACATCCCCTTCGTCCCGCTGGACACCCTCACGACGCAGTACGCGCGGGTGGCCGCCGCCGTCGAGGCCGCCGGCCGGGAGCGCGACTCCCTGGTCTACTCGGCGGCGTTCGTGGTGTGCGCGGGCCGGGACGACGCGGAGATCGCCCGCCGCGCCGACGCGATCGGCCGCGAGGTCGACGAACTGCGATCCAACTCCCCCGCCGTCGGCACCCCCGACGAGATCGTCGACAAGCTCGGACCGTTCGTCGAGGCCGGTGTCGAGCGGGTCTACCTGCAGCTTCTGGACATGTCAGATCTCGACCAGGTGCAGTTCTTCGCCGAGAGCGTGGTCCCCCAGTTCGGCTGA
- a CDS encoding TetR/AcrR family transcriptional regulator has product MAKPTAPRGLARQRVLDAALALFAAHGVHGTSLQMIADRIGVSKAAVYYQFRSKEDIALEVLRPSVEDMARVIRIADALPDVEARRAVIVSGLIEMTVRYRELAVFFHGDPAIDQLVHSEPEFDVVTTRIRELLEGSDCTVADRVALSVFLSGVCKAAADPGLADVDDGELHRILLELSGRILAPLATESAAAGASRSPSASRSG; this is encoded by the coding sequence ATGGCGAAACCCACGGCGCCGCGTGGTCTGGCCCGGCAGCGGGTGCTCGATGCCGCGCTGGCGCTCTTCGCCGCGCACGGGGTCCACGGCACGTCGCTGCAGATGATCGCCGACCGCATCGGGGTGAGCAAAGCGGCGGTGTACTACCAGTTCCGGTCCAAGGAGGACATCGCGCTGGAAGTGCTCCGGCCGTCCGTCGAGGACATGGCCCGGGTCATCCGGATCGCCGACGCTCTTCCCGACGTGGAGGCCCGGCGAGCCGTGATCGTGAGCGGGCTGATCGAGATGACGGTGCGCTACCGCGAGCTGGCGGTGTTCTTCCACGGCGACCCGGCCATCGACCAATTGGTGCACAGCGAACCGGAATTCGACGTGGTGACCACCCGAATCCGGGAACTGCTCGAGGGTTCCGACTGCACCGTCGCCGACCGTGTCGCCCTGTCGGTGTTCCTCTCCGGGGTGTGCAAGGCCGCGGCCGATCCCGGTCTGGCCGACGTCGACGACGGTGAACTGCACCGGATCCTGCTCGAGCTGTCGGGCCGGATCCTCGCGCCGCTCGCTACGGAGTCGGCGGCGGCGGGGGCGTCTCGGTCACCGTCTGCGTCTCGGTCTGGGTGA
- a CDS encoding MmpS family transport accessory protein yields MVGIVKRAWIPLLIAVVVGLGGVVVYRMHGFFGSNNETTRPGAGLAQDAEPFNPKVVTYQVTGTEGAVATINYLDLDATPQRVDDAPLPWSITLRTTKPSASATLIAQGDAGTISCRVIVNDEVKDERTATGINAQTSCLVKSA; encoded by the coding sequence GTGGTCGGAATCGTCAAGCGGGCCTGGATCCCGCTGCTCATCGCGGTGGTGGTCGGCCTCGGTGGCGTCGTCGTGTACCGGATGCACGGATTCTTCGGATCGAACAACGAGACCACCCGGCCCGGCGCGGGTCTGGCCCAGGACGCCGAACCGTTCAATCCCAAAGTCGTGACCTACCAGGTCACCGGAACAGAAGGCGCCGTGGCGACCATCAACTATCTCGATCTCGACGCGACCCCGCAGCGGGTCGACGACGCGCCGCTACCGTGGTCGATCACCCTGCGGACCACGAAGCCGTCAGCCAGCGCCACCCTGATCGCCCAGGGTGACGCCGGCACCATCAGCTGCCGCGTCATCGTCAACGACGAGGTCAAGGACGAGCGAACAGCCACCGGGATCAACGCCCAGACCTCGTGCCTGGTCAAGTCGGCATGA